GTTGTTGGCGGTATTATCTGTGACTTATCTGGTAACATTAAGGCTACTAATGGGGATCAGTATGCCCTACCAATGTCATTTTTTAGATGTTGTGACATGTGGACGGCCTCCCAATGTCCACATTTTCTTTGTTGATATGCTGACACGTGGACAATCCCctgatgtccacatttcctttgccgACATGATGACATGTGgatgacctcccgatgtccacatcagttcataattgtttgtaaattttgaatggattatttgaagacttgtTTTGAAGACTTTTCAATGTGATAAAGACCCGAGTAGAGATGCTGAAATAAGTTCGAGttcaaaacccatgtggcccccCACACagctccattgggccccacatggaattgggcctccctttgacttttgttttatatttaatttgtaatatttcaAGACAAccaacttgcttgcatgtgtttAGTAACTTGTTAGAGTCCTTAATGTGTCTTAATAAGTTGTGTGTCTAGTAATTTGCTAAATTTATTTCCTTTGTCTCTCATGCTTGTATGGAAAGTGCAATTGTGTTTATTGCCTTGTCTCCCCCTCCCCCATGTTAGCTTATATATTTCTCATTATAAGACCTAGAAAAGTACCTAagttgatattgatattgaattgaAAAGGGTTTTCATTTGTTGAAACTTGTCTAAGCTTTGTCCAATCATTTCGATTGTATAGTGACAGGCTACGTCATTTTCCCCgaagatcaggtggtgagagaccactatcctATCCAGAGTCTCAATTTCCACCTATCCCTACCACTCACTTGACCACCACCCAAACAACACCCGCACGGCCACATCATAACATACACCTACGCCTATCTATCCTCCACTCCACTACTGCATTAGTCTTGGTAATTTGAAGCTTGATCGAAAGACCTACGATGTGATCCAATTGCGTGTTGAGTGACATCTAGCATCCATTGAATCTCTTGGTAAATTAGTTTCAGTTTGAACCTTTTCTAAATCTAAATAAAGCCTTATctccaatttttgaaatttcgtATTTGATAAGCCTTTGCATCCATAGACTTCAATCAATATTTCCGCTTGCTAGCTTGAAATCAATTGTGGAATATTGTTATGATAAACTtagaattttattcttgaaatattgaaataacatcttTGATGCATCTAACTTAATACCTTcgtgaaagaaccaattgagacTTATTTATGGATAGTATCATACACCCTTTCAAAATCTCAaaacatgtgaaatgtcctctGATTTATTATGTCTATGTtcagataattaaattcttaatttaaagtgtattgagtgtatgtgcttgtgagggttgaaccgtaggactaGGCCACCCTTACCCGTCCTACATCAATTGCTTTCTCTGAAAAATTTAAGCTAGGTACTAACAATGGAGCGGAGTTGTGGGCTCTTACTAGCGGTGTTCGACTTTATAAAGAGTTGGAATATCgaaatatttgtattgaaagcgaCTCAGAATTGGTGGTGGGATGAATTACTTCTAGAATTTGTTCCTTCTAGTACTTATGGGACTTTTGGGAAATGTTAGAGGAAGAGTTACAAGGTCTTCGTTTCTCTTTAAAGCACTAATTTAGAGAAAGTAATCAGGTGGCGGATTTCTTGACTCGTCAAGGTGAGGGAGGCAGCACGATGAGATATTCAGAGGTGATGTGCTActgagtaaaatgagaggtctcattCATATGGATAAGTTGAGTATTCCAAGTTTTTATCTTTAATTGACATCATTTGGTTTTCCTCTGATTTTTTATTATGTTTGATTTGTTTGGTTTTGATTCCATATAAGTTTTTTCAGATTAATTTATTTGGATTATTGCATTAGTATTTTTTATTGGGTTTGATGCATGTGATAGTTTTTATAGTTTATATGTAAATTTCATGTCCTGCTTGTTACCACAGTTTTCCTCCTTCATAAGCGAGGGCAATCAGTGAAATTGGGGtttcgttaaaaaaaaaaaaagaaaaagagaaagaaaaacatgCATGGTGAATTTTACCTCACAAATATCAAGAAATAAGATGAATCGAACCCTACATATATCAAGGAGTGTTTACTATTCATCACAAGTAATGTGGTTTTTCATCAATACTAGAATTAGTTAATAATTATTTCTCATAAGATAAATTCTAACAAATCATGGAAACTCACATAAAtggtgaatttttttattttttaaatatatgaaaatatatttcatatcaaGAAACGAGAAAGTCCAAAATTACATAATAATGGATCTATTTTGAGAGAAATTATACAGGAGATCTTTTCTCCATATGTCCGTGTGCGTGTTTCCTATTAATAAATGGAAGATGAATTTATCACATGTTTAATATTCAAAATACAGGCATACATACATGTCAAGGGAGAGTTTTCTGGTATAATTTGTTAAGGGTAAAGTTAAAACTAATTTGCAATTTGAGGCAAATTCAGAAAAATAGGACCACAAAACATATATGCCATATTCATAATGCGTCGTGTAGTTGACAGTGGATACATGGACTTGGGATTTCACTGTCGGCTATTTAAGCATCTATCACTGTTTCTGAAAAGAAGTTTCATGTGCCGTCAACGCGTCAACGTCAACACCGACTACCATTAAACTGATTGACTAACTTACCCGGCAGGCAACTCATGGGCCATGCATCATTCACTcaataacatttatttttaaaactgcTACcttgaaaaatgtaaatttctaacATTAAAAGCATCAGCAATGAAAATGAAGGGTTTTAGGTCATGCATGCACTACCTACACTGCCATAATTTCATATATCCTTTCTCCCCCGGAAGTGCCCAAGAAACTAATAAATGCACCCACCAACTGCTAGGTCccattgaaaattcaaatttcaaagatCAAATGCACCGTTGTTTCATGAAGTAAAATCGAATCCTAGATTTTTTGCGCATTGATTATGATGTCTACTGCTACTCTGTTATCCATTCAATACGATATTATTAGACCAGAACTTCCAGCCCTCGTTCAATTCTTCCGCTTTGTGCTAATGGCAATGGCAGTATGCTTCCCATTcccttttttcttcttcctcGTAAACATAGCCACAGTCTGCTCCCAAAAGCAAAATGCCAATTTCATGTTTGAAGGGTTTAAAGACGCCCACCCCAACATAAGCCTCGGTGGTTCCTCTACCATAACATCAAAAGGAGCACTAGAGCTCACTAATTCCTCCAAATACCTCATCGGCCACGCCTTCTATTCGTCCCCAGTTCACCTCTTCCTTAACCGATCTTCTTCTGTGAACGCTAGCAGTACTACTGTCTCTTCTTTTAGCACCACTTTTGTTTTCACGATTGTCCCAAAAGACCCGGAAACTGGCGGTGGCCATGGCATAGCCTTCATATTAGCCCCATCAAAGCAACTCCGTGGATCTCGCTTCGGCCAATATCTCGGTATCTTTGGTCGAGAAAACAATGGTAACTCCTCAAACCATATTCTCGCGGTTGAGTTCGATACTGTTCAAGGGTTTGGTGTTTTTAACGACATAAATAGTAATCACGTCGGCATCGACATCAATGGCCTGAAGTCCATAGCATCACAACCAGCTTCCTATGATGTTGGAAACACCCATCACAGGGATACAGTGAAATTGGAGAGTGGAAAACCAATTCAGGCATGGATACAATACGATGGTGCTACCAAGCTCATTAATGTGACCATATCGCCTCTTTTTGTTCCAAAACCAACCAAACCTCTCTTGTCTATTCATCTGGGCAATCTATCTCATGTTCTAAGGGATCCCATGTATGTAGGCTTCTCTTCGGCGACCGGGAAGCTCTCGAGCGCACATTATATACTTGGATGGAGCTTTCGAGTTAATGAAATTGCGCAGTCACTAAATCCTGCTCGTCTTCCTTCTCCTCCGACAGAGATAGATTCTTCCAAAGCAAAAACAGCGCACTTCATTGGGATAGGAGTGGCATCTTCTGCTGCGACCATAGTCCTGTTAGTATTACTCGTGTTTGCATACTTGTGCCATTTACGGAGTGCAAAGTACAAAGACAATTTAGAGGATTGGGAACAAGAGTTCTCTCATAGGTTCCCATACAAGGATTTATTCACAGCCACCAAAGGGTTCAAAGACAGCGAAATCCTCGGTTCAGGAGGCTTCGGTGTTGTCTACAAGGGAGTCTTGCCAGCTACAAAAGAAGATGTCGCAATTAAAAGAATCTCCCACAATTCAAAACAAGGAATCCGAGAATTCGCAGCTGAAATAGAGAGCTTGGGGCGAATGCGGCACAGGCACCTGATCCGTCTCCATGGATGGTGCAGGCGCAAGGACGAGCTCCTTTTAGTCTACGACTTCATGTCCAATGGAAGCCTCGATGGTGTCCTCTTCAACGACGAAAGGTGCAGAGTCCTAGATTGGAAGCAGCGGTTAATGATCTTGCGGGGTATCGCTTCTTCGTTGTTGTACCTACACGAGGAATGGGAGCAAGTGGTTGTCCACAGAGATGTCAAGGCCAACAATGTGCTATTAGATGACTCCATGGAAGGAAGACTCGGAGACTTCGGGCTCGCAAGGCTATACGAGCACGGGAAGAACCCTGGCACAACGAACGTTGTGGGAACGTTGGGGTACATAGCCCCGGAGCTTGCACGCACGGGCAAAGCCACGACGAGTTGTGATGTGTTCTCTTATGGGGCTTTGCTGTTGGAGGTGGCGTGTGGGAGGAGGTCCATCGAGCCGAGTGCACTGTTAGAAAGGGTGTTGCTGGCGGAGTGGGTGAGGCGTTGTTGGGAGGAAGGTGAGATTCTTGCGGCGGCAGATACTAGGCTTGGGAATATGTATGTGGTTGAGGAAATGGAAATGGTGCTGAAGCTTGGTCTGGTTTGTTCTCAGAAGGCGCCAGAAAAGAGGCCAAGTGTGAGGCAGGTGATGAGATATCTTGACCATAGCGACGTGTTGCCCGGCGATGTTTTGCCGGGAATTCTTGATGTTGGTGGGAGTAGAGTGCTAGAGGGGTCGTCTACCTCGTCCGTTGGTTTTAGTGGTGTCAATTTGGATTCATTAGGAAGTGGTAGAAGCTGACGGTTGCAAATgacaaaaatgtatatatatatatatatatatatatatatatatatatataagttcaaattttaaaaaaaatatggaaaagagGATGGAATGGACTCGGGGAGTTATGTGTTTAAGAGTTTAAGAATAATGAGACCAAGGCCATGtttcaaattatattaattttgagcttttgatttggatttgtgtgaatgtgagaaaaattaatataagtctaaaaaatttaaattcaaggtgtaaatataaagtaaaatatttcaaatttatgcTTTGTGCAAGATTGGTTTAGTTAAAAGCAAAGATGTCATATAATTGAATTATATATAAAGATTATAACATCAAAATGAGGAGGTTTTGGTGGCATTGGACTTGACTTCTCACGTACCATTACTATCAAACAATTCTACAAGTTAGTCCTAATGGCCTAGAAGAGTATCATATCTTCTATAAGCTTTAACCAAATTAAGTGACTAATTAACTAATTACCAAACTAGGCATTTGTTTGCTTAAAATacaaaattgaatttttataGTTTTGAATCTTGTTAAAATGATTTCTAGCTTGGCATCTTTTGTTGTGAACCTCGAATCCCCCTATGTGCTTCCATACAAAACAATAGGGGTATTGAAAAATGGTATTTTGGGAAAGCTCTCTGATGCTTAAGTCAATGACAGTTTCAGGAAACTTCTATGGAGGATAGTCAGTGATCAatgaaattgttgactttttgagtatgatTTTTGGTTTTAATTATGACGAACTTCATATTACAAATGTGTGtgtctagtacttgaacaggttattAATTCAGTGCACACATGAAAAAGGATTGATAGAAGCCTGAAAGTCTTAAAAATCATACTCCTGACATGTTCAATGAGAAAATGAAgggtaaaagaagaagacctgTTTATACTTTATTTGTAAatacatttattatatttggttctataataatttatatcagtctgtaataatttctGCATGTCATGCTTgaaggtaattgtaagctcaaaatgttCGTAAATTGACTATAGGAAACTGAATGTCATTAgggttgtaacgacccgaaagaataatagtattttaataataaagaggaagagaaatggaaacaggaacagaaggaggccatgGATTTCTTTGACAAATacagagtttcgtcgacgaaggtcttcaggaatttgtcgacgaatactgggtttcgttgacgagaaaataccgagagacggtttgggctactctaaatttcgttgacgaatacaggattttgttgacgaatttactgaaggattcgtcgatgaagtaacATGtatcgtcgatgaatctggccctataaatagtaaaaaatcagatttttatcacAATTTAAGGCTCCTCTCTCACTCCCATgaactctctcccttctctcttcgatttcagccccgccagtcaccagatcgacgatttgaagccaccacgacgttcctggcagagttctcttcaagtttgttaggacggattgtcggtgggatcaagttagatttcatcctaaattcagggtaaggccttttagtccatttttggtcttatgacagttatagaaaatgatgtaagtgaataaatattgatattctgttctgacaaatattgttttaaaggtgttgtgtaggaggccctgcgggtgctAAGCTAAtttaccataggggctttccagtagtcagataagggaaatatgttatgttaggtatttttaaaatattatacagtttattaaattataaaaattatgtattaaagtatggtgtgacttttgaatatgaatatagtacggggatatgttttacgaattttagtTTCACGATTTTACGCattttagtactatgattatatgaattttagtaccatgattttacggattttagtaccatgattat
This Malania oleifera isolate guangnan ecotype guangnan chromosome 11, ASM2987363v1, whole genome shotgun sequence DNA region includes the following protein-coding sequences:
- the LOC131143460 gene encoding L-type lectin-domain containing receptor kinase S.4-like; translated protein: MFEGFKDAHPNISLGGSSTITSKGALELTNSSKYLIGHAFYSSPVHLFLNRSSSVNASSTTVSSFSTTFVFTIVPKDPETGGGHGIAFILAPSKQLRGSRFGQYLGIFGRENNGNSSNHILAVEFDTVQGFGVFNDINSNHVGIDINGLKSIASQPASYDVGNTHHRDTVKLESGKPIQAWIQYDGATKLINVTISPLFVPKPTKPLLSIHLGNLSHVLRDPMYVGFSSATGKLSSAHYILGWSFRVNEIAQSLNPARLPSPPTEIDSSKAKTAHFIGIGVASSAATIVLLVLLVFAYLCHLRSAKYKDNLEDWEQEFSHRFPYKDLFTATKGFKDSEILGSGGFGVVYKGVLPATKEDVAIKRISHNSKQGIREFAAEIESLGRMRHRHLIRLHGWCRRKDELLLVYDFMSNGSLDGVLFNDERCRVLDWKQRLMILRGIASSLLYLHEEWEQVVVHRDVKANNVLLDDSMEGRLGDFGLARLYEHGKNPGTTNVVGTLGYIAPELARTGKATTSCDVFSYGALLLEVACGRRSIEPSALLERVLLAEWVRRCWEEGEILAAADTRLGNMYVVEEMEMVLKLGLVCSQKAPEKRPSVRQVMRYLDHSDVLPGDVLPGILDVGGSRVLEGSSTSSVGFSGVNLDSLGSGRS